A window of Syntrophales bacterium genomic DNA:
AAGACCACCGAGTGAGTGGAAAAGCTATTTTCTTCCCTTAACTAAAGGTTGCTCCAACAATACCTGTACCTTTTGCGGTTACTACGGGTCTAAACTACAGATCAGAGAAATCAGCGAGGTGAAGGAAGAGATCGATGCCCTATCTCTGTACATGGAGACCGGCATCTGGTTATCCGCTGTTCCTGATATTGTGTATCATATAGCCCGGAGTTGGGACGGGAAAAGGGTGTTTCTCCAGGATGGTGATGCCTTAATTTATCCCTTCCCCAAACTGAAGGAAATTCTCGCATATCTGAATGAAAAATTTCCTCATCTGGAGAGAATAGCCACTTACACTACTCCTCAAGATATTCTGAGGAGAAACCCTGACGAATTAAGAACCCTCAAGGAGCTAAAATTAGGAATTTTTTATACCGGCCTGGAAAGTGGGTGGGATGAGGTACTCCTTAAAGTGGGTAAGGGGATAAATTCCCATCAGATAATTGAAGCGGGGAAAAGAGCCAGGCAGGCAGGCATTAATATGTCGCTGACTGTTATTTTGGGGCTGGCTGGCCTCGAAGGAAGCCGGGAACATGCCATGGAGACTGCCAGGGTTCTTTCCGAAATTGACCCTGAATATGCTGGCGCCCTGACGTTAACCTTAGTTTCCGGTACCCCTCTATACCAGGAATGGAAAGAAGATAAATTTCACCCCATCTCTCCCTTTGAGTCTCTTGAAGAGCTGAGAACAATCATAGAAAATTCTAATTTTACTGCCTGTTTTTTCAGTTCCATGCATGCCTCAAATTATCAGGCGGTGCGGGGAAGATTACCTCAGGAAAAGGAGAGAATGATGGGGGAACTAAATTACGCGCTGGAAAGAAGGGACCCTTCTTT
This region includes:
- a CDS encoding radical SAM protein, translating into MHFERPEIIRPPSEWKSYFLPLTKGCSNNTCTFCGYYGSKLQIREISEVKEEIDALSLYMETGIWLSAVPDIVYHIARSWDGKRVFLQDGDALIYPFPKLKEILAYLNEKFPHLERIATYTTPQDILRRNPDELRTLKELKLGIFYTGLESGWDEVLLKVGKGINSHQIIEAGKRARQAGINMSLTVILGLAGLEGSREHAMETARVLSEIDPEYAGALTLTLVSGTPLYQEWKEDKFHPISPFESLEELRTIIENSNFTACFFSSMHASNYQAVRGRLPQEKERMMGELNYALERRDPSLLRPEFLRGL